The window CCAGGGCAATTCCTCGGTGAAGAGCGTGATGGCCTGCCGCCACGGGCCGGGCAGGCGCGTCCAGTCCGTCCCCCAGAAGACGCGCCGCGGCCCGAAGGCGTCAAAGACCTGGCGGATGTACTGGTGAAGCCCCCGGTACGGGTACGGCTCCGTCGAGTAGCAGGGCAGCGCCGAGGCCTTCACCGCGACATTGGGCCGCTTCGCCAGGGCCAGGAGCCGGGGCAGGTCGGCGAAGGCGGCGGCGTCTTTCTCCGCGATCGGCAGCGCCAGGTGGTCGATGACGAGCCGCAGCCCGGGGTGCCGCGCGGCGATGGCATCGGCCGCCGGCAGCGAGCCGGGCACGAAGATCATCACCGGGATGCCTGCCTGCTCGGCGGCGGCCCAGAGCCAGTCGGCCGTGCCGTCGTGGAGCCACGGCCTCTGGACCTCCGTGTGGAAGGTGAAGCGGAGGCCGAGCATCCCCGGCTGGCGCTTCCAGCCCGCGACGAGCGCCCGGCTTTCGGGCCGCTCGATGGCGAGCCGGCCCATGACGGCGAAGCGGTCCGGGTGCAGGCCCGCCGCCTCCAGCGCGAGGTCATTGCGGTCGCCCTCCCACGAGGGCGGGACGATGACCGCGCGGCCGACACCGGCCTCGTCCATCCCGGCCCGCACCATCTCCTTGGTGACCGGGTGCGGCTTCTGGGCCTGGTGCGCGCGGCCGGGGGGCCACGGACGGTCGGGGGTGTCAGCGCCCCAGATGTGCACCTGCGAGTCCACGATGAGCATGGCTCCTCCTTTGGGTGGGCCCAGGATATCACCGCTGCCGCGGGATCAGCGTGGGACGGTGGGCGGGCGCCAGAGGAGCCGCGCGCCGGCCGCGAGCGCCGCGAGTCCCACGCCGGCGACGAAGACCCCCGAGGCCTTCGCGCCGAGGACCCCGCTCGCCACGGGCCCGAGGAATACCGTCGCGTCCACGCCCAGCCGGTAGAGACCGGTACGGCGGGCGAGCCCCTCGCGCCCTGCGTGCTCCCGGATCACGCCGAGCGGCAGCATCCAGCCCGCCAGGCCGAGGCCGAAGCCGACGCAGCCGGCGACGAAGAGCGGGAAGGAGCCGAGCCCCGCCCCCAGCGCACCGAGGCCCATCGCCAGCGCCACGGCCCCGAGCACCCGGCTGCGGCCCAGCCGGTCGGCCAGCTGCCCCACCGGGAGCAGGAC of the Candidatus Rokuibacteriota bacterium genome contains:
- a CDS encoding amidohydrolase, with amino-acid sequence MLIVDSQVHIWGADTPDRPWPPGRAHQAQKPHPVTKEMVRAGMDEAGVGRAVIVPPSWEGDRNDLALEAAGLHPDRFAVMGRLAIERPESRALVAGWKRQPGMLGLRFTFHTEVQRPWLHDGTADWLWAAAEQAGIPVMIFVPGSLPAADAIAARHPGLRLVIDHLALPIAEKDAAAFADLPRLLALAKRPNVAVKASALPCYSTEPYPYRGLHQYIRQVFDAFGPRRVFWGTDWTRLPGPWRQAITLFTEELPW